AAACTTAGTCATGTTCCAACATCAAATACATATATTGTCTGACTCATGGGCCAGATTATCGGTATGCACTTATTgagtttagaaataaatattattttatcatatagTTGTGTATAGATGTCATTGACATGTTACATCATATAAAGTGTAATAGTGGCAACTACCATTACAATGGTTCTAAACTGAAATACCTATATACCTTACAAATCAAAGCCCAAAATATAGGTCCaataaagtttttttcttaTCATATAAAGCAAATTACACTTATCTTTCAGGTTTCAACAATTGATTTCCCACCAACAAAAGCAAAGCATGAACAATCTCCCAAGGCACAGACACACTGACACAACGAATGACTGAAGATCCAAGAAACCAACATAATAGAGAGTAACGAACACTAAGAGCTACGGAGGAAGGAGTTTCACTTTGCTAAGAATCTAAACAATcgttttttattcataaaaagaaGTCAAGACTCGTTAACAAAACCGCAGTACCGCGTCCCACATTGTCCCGATCATTGTAAAAACAGCTACTGGAATGACAAACTGATGTGCAAAACCAAAGTTGGAGAAGGCTCGTCTTGCATTGTTCTTGATAGGTGCTGCGGTTGGTGGGGGAGGCGGTTTCTCAACTAAAACATCGAGCTTCATACCACCGTAACATCCACCACCGCTACCGCTAATGAGATAGTAATGTCTGGTCACGTTGAGATGAACAACGTCCCTTCCAGATCCACGGCTCCAATTAGCGATCGGGTTATCGGCATTGCAACTTATGTAGTTGGTCTCGTTCACTTCTATAACGTTGTATTGGTTTCTCTCGTAcacaaaatctgaaagaaaaaaaaaacaaatagagaCACATGGATAGAAACTATATAAGTCAAACAAGATACGTGAAAGGATAAACATTAATCTTAGTTTACTATCCTTTTACTGTAAGAAAACGACTAGGAAAGAATCTAGTGGTCCTTTTCAGAcaagataagattgattgtgtTGGACAAGATCTTACACAAagtttttaaaatcatataatctaGAGTGTGACAAGAATCAACGTTGATAGAGAGTGAGGGAGAATAGTACAGAGCCAGTCGTCGAGGTAGAAATGTTTGTCCTGAGCCCAAATGGTATAGTTGATATTGGGATTCCAGAACTTGTTATCACCCACTATCCATCTCTTAGCGGCCACCTCAGTCACCGGAACTGCCGCAAGAAAAGCTAGAACCACTGCCGCAGCCATCAACGCAAGTCTAGCCATCGATCACtctagaaagaaaaagaagaagctcaGTGCTTAATGACTCTTAGTCTTATCTCTCAAGAAATAGCAGTTTTATGAATGAATGTATATGAGTGAGTGGGGCTGTTTCCAAGTCAAATCAGACATACAAATTTCTCGTTTTACGGGGAAAAGATCTCTCAAGATCCGTAATTTCTTCAACTAACGTTTGGAATCTTATTACTACTTTAATCAACCTCGATGTTGACGATGAAGTACACTTTAATTAAAGGTACGCGTTATATAGTTAAGGGAGTAATTAGGCTTTAATTGCtggcattattattatttttctctggTTATTACATTATTCTGTTTTGTAGTAATATTTTCTCACCTTTTTGGCGGGAATT
The Brassica napus cultivar Da-Ae chromosome A1, Da-Ae, whole genome shotgun sequence DNA segment above includes these coding regions:
- the LOC111209479 gene encoding lamin-like protein; protein product: MARLALMAAAVVLAFLAAVPVTEVAAKRWIVGDNKFWNPNINYTIWAQDKHFYLDDWLYFVYERNQYNVIEVNETNYISCNADNPIANWSRGSGRDVVHLNVTRHYYLISGSGGGCYGGMKLDVLVEKPPPPPTAAPIKNNARRAFSNFGFAHQFVIPVAVFTMIGTMWDAVLRFC